From the genome of Gracilinanus agilis isolate LMUSP501 chromosome 2, AgileGrace, whole genome shotgun sequence, one region includes:
- the LOC123233306 gene encoding olfactory receptor 1G1-like, whose protein sequence is MGWKNQTTVSEFILLGLFEGSEHQQLLFWLFLLMYLITVIGNLLIIVAVGSNTHLHTPMYFFLANLSFADINFISTTVPKVLMNSQTQNNSISYSDCLTQLYFFIMFGTIDEFLLATMAYDRYVAICHPLHYTIVMTHKLCFLLISIIWVVNVLHSLLHTLLMNELVFCAKNEIPHFFCDLNPLLKLSCSDIFINELMILTIGGLAGLIPFLCVIISYVYIVLAILRIPSAKGKQKAFSTCSSHLSVVSLFFGTVFGVYFSPSSNRSAHRNIIASIMYTVVTPMLNPFIYSLRNREMKAALRKLF, encoded by the coding sequence ATGGGTTGGAAAAACCAGACCACTGTCTCCGAGTTCATCCTTTTGGGACTGTTTGAGGGGTCAGAGCACCAGCAACTACTCTTCTGGCTATTTCTACTCATGTATCTGATTACTGTAATTGGAAACCTACTCATCATTGTGGCTGTTGGCTCCAACACTCACCTCCATACCCCCATGTACTTCTTCCTAGCCAACTTGTCTTTTGCTGACATCAACTTCATCTCCACCACAGTCCCCAAAGTTTTGATGAATAGCCAAACTCAGAATAACTCAATCTCTTATTCTGACTGCCTGACACAGTtatatttttttatcatgtttGGGACAATTGATGAGTTTCTTCTGGCAACAATGGCATATGACCGCTATGTGGCTATCTGTCACCCACTCCATTACACCATAGTGATGACCCACAAACTTTGTTTCCTATTGATTTCAATTATATGGGTTGTTAATGTTCTTCATTCCCTTTTACACACACTATTGATGAATGAACTAGTTTTCTGTGCTAAAAATGAAATTCCCCACTTCTTCTGTGACCTTAACCCCCTACTAAAGTTGTCATGTTCAGACATTTTCATTAATGAGCTAATGATCCTCACCATTGGTGGTCTTGCTGGCCTAATTCCATTCCTCTGTGTGATCATCTCTTATGTGTATATAGTCTTGGCCATACTAAGGATCCCATCTGCTAAAGGGAAGCAGAAAGCCTTTTCTACCTGCAGCTCCCACCTTTCTGTAGTTTCTCTATTCTTTGGGACTGTCTTTGGAGTTTATTTTAGCCCTTCATCCAACCGGTCAGCCCACAGGAACATTATTGCATCTATAATGTACACAGTGGTGACTCCTATGTTGAACCCTTTTATCTACAGCCTGAGGAACAGGGAAATGAAAGCAGCCCTAAGGAAACTCTTTTAA